The following proteins are co-located in the Vanessa atalanta chromosome 11, ilVanAtal1.2, whole genome shotgun sequence genome:
- the LOC125067518 gene encoding DNA polymerase delta subunit 3-like produces the protein MRKNVFRKLESNSKDCSGLSDDGKARTTVCTEDDLQNLKTSLKTVFYEHVYSVNKGSPRTDHAAYLLVSKFDDFNLCAGLIKSSECNKMSIDEIGGLKDNSRQTVSNGGLESIPQKKIKTESKSLVKNNQLENKTAAIATENLKSKIKTEVVSPTKDLNNKQNNNHKTQKGIAGFFSKSNNTVNKKLTKEPEQKLKTIVKENIQLKDEKMEMDVENQILKTKISDKEESISKKKNKVLTQTKKPTANGRKRKRVLHVSDSDSDQEADPFAVKEEIKSESDDEIPPTPSANSIKITSGIVNPKKRRKVVDKTYMDEEGYIHTVKEEIYESYSENEDDKNVKQIVKEIKVEKKEISPKDKKNDVIMTKKKISPQQKGKQATLAQFFKKK, from the exons atgaggaAAAATGTTTTCAGGAAACTTGAATCTAACTCAAAGGATTGCTCag GTTTATCAGACGATGGCAAAGCGCGGACAACTGTATGTACTGAGGATGATTTACAAAACCTAAAGACTTCACTGAAGACTGTATTTTATGAACATGTATACAGCGTTAACAAAGGTTCTCCACGCACTGATCATGCTgcttatttattagtaagtaAATTTGATGACTTCAACCTATGCGCTGGCTTAATTAAGAGCAGCGAGTGCAATAAAATGTCAATAGATGAAATCGGAGGCTTAAAGGATAACAGCCGGCAAACAGTATCAAATGGTGGGTTAGAATCGATTcctcaaaagaaaattaaaacagaatctAAAAGTTTGgtcaaaaataatcaattagaAAACAAGACAGCTGCAATTGCCACTGAAAATTTGAAATCCAAAATTAAAACAGAAGTGGTTTCTCCAACCAAAGACcttaacaacaaacaaaataataaccacAAAACTCAAAAAGGAATAGCTGGATTTTTCAGTAAATCTAATAACACTGTTAATAAAAAACTCACAAAAGAACCTgaacaaaaattaaagacaatagtaaaagaaaacattcaaCTTAAAGATGAAAAAATGGAAATGGATGTTGAAAATCAAATACTCAAGACTAAAATATCTGATAAAGAGGAATCCAtctctaaaaagaaaaataaagttcTTACTCAAACCAAGAAACCTACAGCCAATGGTAGGAAAAGAAAAAGAGTATTGCATGTTTCAGATAGTGATAGTGATCAGGAGGCTGACCCCTTTGCAGTCAAAGAAGAAATCAAAAGTGAATCTGATGATGAGATTCCTCCAACCCCATCTGCTaacagtataaaaataacatcaggCATTGTTAATCCTAAGAAAAGAAGAAAAGTTGTAGATAAGACATATATGGATGAAGAGGGGTACATACATACTGTCAAAGAAGAGATTTATGAAAGTTATTCTGAAAATGAGGATGATAAAAATGTCAAACAGATTGTTAAAGAAATTAAAGTAGAGAAGAAAGAAATATCACCAAAAGATAAGAAAAATGATGTAATAATGACTAAGAAGAAAATATCCCCTCAACAAAAAGGCAAACAAGCTACACTTGCCCAATTTTTCAAGAAGAAGTag